From one Lysinibacillus sp. G4S2 genomic stretch:
- a CDS encoding endonuclease MutS2, which translates to MVAERALKTLEYDKVRQQVATYCTSSIGKSAIDELVPQTDYEKVVQLLEEMDEGLSILRVKGNVPMGGIFDVRPAARRAQIGGMLSAMELMEVSSTIRASRILRNFIEDIESEELIEIPHFIAKKEAMPVLTGLQHEINNCIDDNGSVLDSASQTLRSIRQSLRAEEAKVRSKLESLIRGSNASKMLSDTLVTIRNDRFVIPVKQEYRHHYGGIVHDQSSSGQTLFIEPDTVVQANNEIHRLKMKEQAEVERILLALSAMVQEVAPDLFNLVKVLGEIDVILAKGKYGQANKCTMPKMNNDGYIRLVRARHPLLPIETAVANDIEFGKDITAIVITGPNTGGKTVTLKTVGLCTLMAQAGLPVPALDGSELAVFKQLFADIGDEQSIEQSLSTFSSHMVNIVDILQKFDHESLVLFDELGAGTDPQEGAALAISILDETHGRGARVMATTHYPELKAYGYNRPGVANASVEFDIETLSPTYRLLIGVPGRSNAFEISSRLGLPESIIDRAKSFTGTDRHEVESMIASLEETRRQSEDDAERSHELMIESEVLRKELQEKLQAYEERKEALDKKAKEKARKIVDEAKREAESIIAELREMRKNADQVVKEHELIEARKRLEEATPLEDNKVLKKAAQVKARAQNLVVGDEVKVLSYGQRGTLLEKVSNSEWVVQMGILKMKISDSDLEYIKPEKEPVQRISGVKNRNSQVKLELDLRGERFEDAIIRTEKYIDDALLANYGRVSIIHGVGTGALRQGIQNYLKKHKRVKTFRFGEAGEGGFGVTVVELK; encoded by the coding sequence GTGGTCGCAGAACGCGCATTGAAAACACTAGAATATGATAAAGTACGTCAGCAAGTGGCTACATACTGTACTTCTTCAATTGGCAAATCAGCCATTGATGAACTTGTACCACAAACAGACTATGAAAAAGTTGTACAATTATTAGAAGAAATGGATGAAGGACTATCCATTTTACGTGTTAAAGGTAATGTACCAATGGGTGGTATTTTTGATGTACGACCAGCTGCAAGGCGTGCACAAATCGGTGGCATGCTGTCAGCGATGGAATTAATGGAAGTTTCAAGTACGATTCGAGCGAGTAGAATTCTTCGCAATTTTATTGAAGATATAGAATCAGAAGAATTGATTGAGATTCCTCATTTCATTGCCAAAAAAGAGGCAATGCCTGTATTAACAGGCTTGCAGCATGAAATTAATAACTGTATTGATGACAACGGCTCAGTGCTAGACTCTGCAAGTCAAACTTTGCGTTCAATACGCCAATCTTTGCGCGCAGAGGAAGCTAAAGTCCGTTCTAAACTTGAAAGCCTGATTCGTGGGAGCAATGCTTCAAAAATGCTCTCAGATACACTTGTAACGATTCGAAATGATCGCTTTGTTATCCCTGTTAAGCAGGAGTACCGTCATCATTATGGTGGCATTGTGCATGACCAATCATCTTCTGGTCAAACATTATTCATCGAACCAGATACAGTTGTACAAGCGAATAATGAAATTCATCGCTTAAAAATGAAGGAGCAAGCTGAAGTTGAACGCATTTTACTTGCTTTAAGTGCAATGGTGCAAGAAGTGGCTCCTGATTTATTTAACTTAGTAAAAGTACTAGGTGAAATCGACGTCATTCTAGCAAAAGGCAAGTATGGTCAAGCGAACAAATGTACAATGCCTAAAATGAATAACGATGGCTATATTCGACTTGTGCGTGCACGTCATCCACTGTTACCGATTGAAACGGCGGTTGCTAATGATATTGAATTTGGGAAAGACATTACGGCAATTGTTATTACAGGACCAAACACTGGTGGTAAAACCGTGACTTTAAAAACAGTTGGACTGTGTACATTAATGGCACAGGCAGGGTTACCGGTGCCTGCACTTGATGGTTCAGAGCTAGCCGTGTTCAAGCAGCTTTTTGCAGATATTGGAGATGAACAGTCAATTGAGCAATCACTGTCAACATTCTCATCACATATGGTCAATATTGTAGACATCTTACAAAAGTTTGATCACGAGTCACTTGTACTATTTGATGAATTAGGTGCTGGGACAGATCCTCAGGAAGGGGCAGCTCTCGCCATTTCTATTTTAGATGAAACACATGGTCGTGGTGCCCGCGTGATGGCAACGACGCACTATCCTGAGCTAAAAGCATACGGCTATAATCGTCCAGGGGTTGCCAATGCAAGTGTAGAGTTTGATATTGAAACATTGAGTCCAACCTATCGTCTACTTATCGGTGTACCAGGTCGTTCCAATGCATTTGAAATTTCAAGTCGCCTTGGCTTGCCGGAGTCGATTATTGACCGTGCGAAAAGCTTTACAGGCACAGATCGCCATGAGGTAGAGTCCATGATTGCTTCACTTGAAGAAACTCGTCGCCAATCCGAAGATGATGCCGAACGCTCGCATGAATTAATGATAGAGTCTGAAGTCCTGCGCAAAGAGTTACAAGAAAAACTGCAAGCTTACGAAGAACGTAAAGAGGCACTCGATAAAAAAGCGAAAGAAAAGGCTCGTAAAATTGTTGATGAAGCAAAAAGAGAAGCAGAATCAATTATTGCGGAGCTTCGGGAAATGCGCAAAAATGCGGACCAAGTTGTCAAAGAGCATGAGCTTATCGAAGCACGTAAACGACTGGAAGAAGCTACACCGCTTGAAGACAATAAAGTGCTGAAAAAAGCGGCACAAGTAAAGGCCCGTGCGCAAAACCTAGTTGTCGGAGACGAGGTAAAGGTGTTAAGCTATGGTCAGCGGGGTACTTTGCTCGAAAAAGTATCGAATTCCGAATGGGTTGTCCAAATGGGTATTTTGAAAATGAAAATCTCGGATAGTGATCTAGAGTACATTAAACCAGAAAAAGAACCTGTACAACGTATTTCAGGTGTGAAAAACCGCAATAGCCAGGTAAAATTAGAATTAGATTTACGCGGCGAACGATTTGAAGATGCCATTATACGTACAGAAAAATATATTGATGATGCCTTACTAGCTAATTATGGGCGTGTGTCAATTATTCACGGTGTCGGTACAGGTGCATTACGTCAAGGAATTCAAAACTATTTGAAAAAGCATAAACGTGTAAAGACCTTCCGTTTTGGTGAAGCTGGCGAGGGGGGCTTCGGCGTCACGGTTGTGGAATTGAAATAA
- the polX gene encoding DNA polymerase/3'-5' exonuclease PolX: protein MNKKTIIRTLEKIALYMELQGENPFKVSAFRKAAAALEGDERSLSEMEDVTKLKGIGKGTAAVIEDLMATGESSLLKELEQIVPKGLLPLLKLPGLGGKKIAKLHQELGIDSAESLKAACESCKVRELAGFAAKTEEKILKELENLANRSERLPIWQLEPVVLQIEALLGSMEEVERFSVAGSFRRAAETSKDIDFIVVTEAVEAVREKLLNELSVQEVVAAGDTKISVILDLEEPVSVDFRLVKDAEYATALHHFTGSKDHNVRMRQIAKARGEKISEYGVEQTDGTVLTFKDEEEFFAHFDLPFIPPSLRTGTTEFDKTENIKSLVKLEDIKADLHMHTTWSDGAYSVAEMGDALLARGYQYSVITDHSQFLKVANGLTPERLIKQRAEIDAFNEAHPDFHLYAGTEMDILPDGSLDFEEDVLKELDFVIASIHSSFTQSQDKIMARLLTAMQNPYVHMIAHPTGRIIEDRNGYNPNMEQLITWAKEYGKILELNANPYRLDLCVEHLEMALAAGVPVAINTDAHDIAHFRFMDIGVRYANRAWLKKDMIVNTWTREQFEAFIQRNK, encoded by the coding sequence ATGAACAAAAAAACAATTATTCGCACACTTGAAAAAATTGCACTGTATATGGAATTACAAGGGGAAAATCCATTCAAGGTGTCTGCCTTTCGAAAAGCTGCTGCTGCACTTGAGGGAGACGAGCGCTCGTTAAGCGAGATGGAGGATGTAACAAAGCTTAAAGGCATTGGTAAAGGAACAGCTGCAGTTATTGAGGATTTAATGGCAACTGGAGAATCCAGCTTATTAAAAGAATTAGAGCAAATTGTACCAAAAGGGTTGCTTCCATTATTAAAACTTCCGGGCTTAGGTGGTAAAAAAATTGCCAAGCTTCATCAAGAATTAGGAATTGATTCTGCGGAAAGTTTAAAGGCTGCTTGTGAGTCATGCAAAGTTCGTGAATTAGCAGGTTTTGCAGCAAAAACCGAAGAAAAAATTTTAAAGGAGCTTGAAAATTTAGCCAATCGTTCTGAACGTTTACCGATTTGGCAGCTCGAACCTGTCGTTTTACAAATTGAAGCACTACTAGGTAGTATGGAAGAAGTGGAACGTTTTTCTGTTGCTGGAAGCTTCCGCCGTGCAGCAGAAACAAGTAAAGATATTGATTTTATTGTTGTCACTGAAGCAGTCGAAGCTGTACGTGAAAAATTACTGAATGAGCTCTCTGTACAAGAGGTAGTGGCGGCTGGTGATACAAAGATTTCAGTTATTTTAGATTTAGAAGAGCCAGTGAGTGTCGATTTTCGATTAGTGAAGGATGCTGAATATGCAACTGCCTTGCATCATTTCACAGGCTCAAAAGATCACAATGTTCGCATGCGCCAAATTGCTAAAGCTCGTGGTGAAAAGATTAGTGAATATGGCGTAGAGCAGACAGATGGTACCGTATTAACATTTAAGGATGAAGAGGAATTTTTCGCGCATTTTGATTTGCCATTTATCCCACCTAGCTTGCGCACAGGTACAACGGAATTTGACAAAACAGAAAATATTAAAAGTCTAGTAAAACTAGAGGATATTAAAGCAGATTTGCATATGCATACGACGTGGTCTGATGGTGCGTACTCTGTAGCGGAAATGGGCGACGCATTACTAGCACGTGGCTATCAATATAGTGTCATTACTGACCATTCACAATTTTTAAAAGTAGCGAATGGCTTAACGCCTGAACGTTTAATAAAGCAACGAGCTGAAATAGATGCATTTAATGAAGCGCATCCAGATTTTCATTTATATGCAGGAACAGAGATGGATATTTTACCAGATGGTTCTCTCGATTTCGAAGAGGATGTGCTAAAAGAATTAGATTTTGTCATTGCTTCCATTCACTCTAGCTTTACACAATCGCAGGACAAAATTATGGCGCGTCTACTTACGGCGATGCAAAATCCGTATGTTCATATGATTGCACATCCAACTGGTCGCATTATTGAGGATCGTAATGGCTATAATCCTAATATGGAGCAATTAATTACTTGGGCAAAGGAATATGGTAAAATTTTAGAGTTAAATGCGAATCCATATCGTCTTGATTTATGTGTTGAGCATTTAGAAATGGCTTTAGCTGCTGGAGTGCCCGTAGCCATCAATACGGATGCCCATGATATCGCTCATTTCCGCTTTATGGATATTGGGGTGCGCTACGCAAACAGAGCATGGTTGAAAAAGGATATGATTGTGAATACGTGGACGCGAGAACAATTTGAAGCGTTCATTCAACGAAATAAATAG
- a CDS encoding CvpA family protein encodes MLDLIILVVLLAGLIVGAKRGFIVQMMHIVSFIVALIVAYIYYKPLAQKFVFWVPYPGVTDSGSLGVAIDSLDLDRTFYRVIAFAVIFFAVKITLQIVASIFDFIAYLPVLGTVNRWLGALFGMIENYLIMFILLYILALLPVDFIQSLMSKSLLSGLILEHTPIITNMFQNWWYIYMQ; translated from the coding sequence ATGTTAGATTTAATCATATTAGTAGTGCTATTAGCTGGGCTCATCGTTGGAGCAAAACGTGGTTTCATCGTACAGATGATGCATATCGTTAGCTTTATAGTTGCTCTAATTGTTGCGTATATTTATTATAAACCATTAGCACAAAAATTTGTGTTTTGGGTTCCGTATCCAGGTGTAACAGATTCAGGTAGTCTTGGAGTAGCCATTGATAGCCTGGACTTAGACCGTACTTTTTACCGTGTCATTGCCTTTGCTGTTATTTTCTTTGCGGTGAAAATTACATTGCAAATTGTAGCATCGATATTTGATTTTATAGCGTATTTACCTGTGTTAGGCACAGTGAATCGTTGGCTTGGAGCATTGTTTGGCATGATTGAAAACTATTTAATTATGTTTATTTTGCTATACATTCTTGCTTTATTGCCAGTTGATTTTATCCAAAGTTTAATGTCGAAGTCGTTGTTAAGTGGTCTCATTTTGGAGCATACACCAATCATTACGAATATGTTCCAAAACTGGTGGTATATTTATATGCAATAG
- the zapA gene encoding cell division protein ZapA, with product MENQEKNKISVEIYGHTYKMVGSESIGHMRLVASIVDDRMREMNVHNPSLDSTKLAVLTAVNTVHDYLLLKEQMEQLEEELKKLKG from the coding sequence ATGGAAAATCAAGAAAAGAATAAAATTTCTGTGGAAATTTATGGTCATACATATAAAATGGTTGGTTCTGAATCCATTGGACATATGCGACTTGTCGCTTCGATTGTTGATGACCGTATGCGCGAGATGAATGTACATAATCCCTCACTTGATAGCACAAAGCTAGCCGTTCTTACAGCAGTAAATACCGTTCATGATTATTTGTTACTAAAAGAACAAATGGAGCAACTAGAAGAAGAATTGAAAAAATTAAAGGGTTGA
- the rnhC gene encoding ribonuclease HIII, translating to MSNIVLLISTNIQKEVMSFYANHFVERKAPGVIFAAKLPDTAITMYKSGKLMFQGGGAEREAARWGNIEITNTQKSSSIGAKGDVLPDGFASMSVLGSDETGTGDYFGPITVAAVYVPSSKIELINELGVKDSKMLTDDYMRKIAPDLRASCVHSVLVLRNEKYNELQSRGYSQGKMKAMMHNSALKNALSKMAPEKPEHILIDQFAERGVYYNYLKNEREIVRDDVLFSTKAEQLHVSVATASILARAAFLKEMDRLSEIAGIELLKGASAKVDALAARIWRGQGEEFLRSITKWHFANTEKARKMK from the coding sequence ATGTCAAATATTGTACTTTTAATTTCAACAAATATACAAAAAGAGGTGATGTCTTTCTATGCAAACCATTTTGTGGAACGGAAAGCTCCTGGTGTAATCTTTGCCGCAAAGCTCCCAGATACAGCAATTACGATGTACAAATCAGGTAAATTAATGTTCCAAGGGGGAGGGGCTGAACGAGAAGCTGCACGTTGGGGAAACATAGAAATAACAAATACACAGAAATCATCATCCATCGGAGCAAAGGGTGATGTTCTGCCAGATGGCTTTGCTTCGATGTCGGTGCTAGGCTCAGACGAAACTGGTACTGGTGATTATTTCGGTCCAATTACAGTTGCCGCAGTCTATGTGCCTTCATCAAAAATTGAGCTAATAAACGAACTAGGTGTTAAGGACTCAAAAATGTTAACAGATGATTATATGCGTAAAATAGCACCAGACTTGCGTGCATCATGTGTTCACAGCGTGCTAGTACTACGTAACGAAAAATATAACGAATTACAATCACGAGGCTACTCTCAGGGTAAAATGAAGGCTATGATGCACAATAGTGCACTTAAAAATGCACTGTCAAAAATGGCGCCAGAAAAACCCGAGCATATTTTGATAGATCAATTTGCTGAACGTGGTGTGTATTACAATTACTTAAAAAATGAACGAGAAATTGTTCGAGATGATGTACTATTTTCTACGAAAGCTGAACAATTACATGTTTCAGTAGCAACAGCTTCGATATTAGCTCGCGCGGCATTTTTGAAGGAGATGGATCGACTGAGCGAGATTGCCGGTATTGAGTTATTGAAGGGAGCTTCAGCAAAGGTAGATGCATTAGCAGCACGTATTTGGCGTGGACAAGGTGAAGAATTTTTACGTTCCATTACAAAATGGCATTTTGCTAATACAGAAAAAGCCAGAAAAATGAAATAA
- a CDS encoding methyl-accepting chemotaxis protein has product MRTRLLWAFTLTLLIPSIAIGTFSYMKASDQYHKELSDSSRENVKLLNTLISDEISPILSDAEYLAKFFNKNVQDAEALKELEKYNALHSNVSVVNLAIEGHTFLREPYAKPSADYNPFTRPWYLKAIESPGKGVMVDPYISTITGELILAVSAGLQDQSGVISIGLNLDGISKLVNSVEIGDNGYTSLVNANNLIIADPQAEVGSELKKSYIEKMQGKEEGSFIIEEDGKKHQVFFTTNKLTGWKIIGTMDLADVATVTKPILTNTMTVIAIALIIFGIIGAVIIRTIIRPLKELSTVAEKVGDGDLRNLIEVKTQDEIGKLANIFNKMIESLREVVGNISEESNQLAASSEQLTESTMENKRATSQIVDSIQTFAETVDIQAETINESNRSVLEMSSSIQRISAKANAVNEMSNKAMDAVLSGDETIQTAVQQMTMIQNTVQTLEKTVQTLDKRSLEIGDIVEAITQIADQTNLLALNAAIEAARAGEQGKGFAVVADEVRKLAEQSAQSTMQIKDIISRIQADTELAVESMAAGSAEVVKGIDVTNMAGKSFEEIRTNVQSVTYEIGQISEESKVISQHADQVAMGIETVLEQTNENTASAQNISAATEEQLASMEEIAASAEALAGMSENLQRTIQQFKY; this is encoded by the coding sequence GTGCGAACTCGATTATTATGGGCGTTTACATTAACACTTTTAATCCCCAGCATTGCTATTGGTACGTTTTCATATATGAAGGCGTCCGATCAATATCATAAGGAATTAAGTGATAGCTCACGCGAAAATGTAAAATTATTAAATACACTAATTTCAGATGAGATATCACCTATACTTAGTGATGCGGAGTATTTAGCTAAATTTTTTAATAAGAATGTGCAAGATGCAGAGGCTTTAAAGGAATTAGAAAAATATAATGCCTTACATAGCAATGTTTCTGTTGTCAATTTAGCGATTGAAGGGCATACATTTTTACGTGAGCCATACGCTAAACCTTCAGCAGATTATAATCCATTTACCCGACCATGGTACTTAAAGGCTATAGAGTCGCCAGGTAAGGGAGTAATGGTTGATCCTTATATATCAACTATTACAGGGGAATTAATACTAGCAGTTTCAGCTGGATTACAAGATCAGTCAGGGGTTATTTCTATTGGCCTGAATTTAGATGGAATTTCCAAGCTTGTGAATTCAGTGGAAATTGGTGATAATGGCTACACCTCTTTAGTAAATGCCAATAATCTTATTATTGCCGATCCACAAGCAGAGGTAGGATCAGAGCTCAAAAAATCTTATATAGAAAAGATGCAAGGTAAAGAAGAGGGGAGCTTTATCATTGAGGAAGATGGCAAAAAGCATCAAGTATTCTTCACTACCAATAAACTAACAGGTTGGAAAATTATTGGTACAATGGATTTAGCAGATGTTGCAACTGTCACAAAACCAATATTAACAAACACGATGACGGTTATTGCCATTGCTCTTATCATATTTGGAATCATTGGTGCTGTCATTATTAGAACAATCATTCGACCTCTAAAAGAACTGTCGACAGTAGCTGAGAAGGTGGGAGATGGTGATTTACGTAATCTCATCGAAGTTAAAACACAAGATGAGATAGGCAAGTTGGCTAATATATTCAACAAAATGATTGAATCCTTACGTGAAGTAGTTGGTAACATTAGTGAGGAATCCAATCAGTTAGCTGCATCATCGGAGCAACTGACAGAGAGCACGATGGAAAATAAACGAGCTACATCGCAAATTGTTGATTCCATTCAAACATTTGCTGAAACAGTTGATATACAAGCAGAAACTATTAATGAAAGCAACCGTTCCGTACTTGAAATGTCATCATCCATTCAGCGTATTTCGGCAAAAGCAAATGCTGTTAATGAGATGTCAAATAAAGCAATGGATGCTGTTTTGAGTGGTGATGAGACGATTCAAACAGCCGTTCAACAAATGACGATGATTCAAAATACTGTACAAACACTTGAAAAGACAGTGCAAACATTAGACAAGCGTTCTCTTGAAATTGGAGACATTGTGGAGGCCATAACTCAAATTGCTGATCAAACAAACCTATTAGCTTTAAACGCAGCAATTGAAGCTGCCCGTGCAGGTGAACAAGGAAAAGGCTTTGCGGTCGTAGCTGACGAAGTGCGCAAGCTAGCTGAACAATCGGCACAATCTACAATGCAAATTAAGGATATTATTTCACGGATTCAAGCAGATACAGAGCTAGCAGTTGAATCAATGGCTGCTGGTTCAGCTGAGGTCGTGAAGGGTATAGATGTAACGAATATGGCAGGGAAGTCGTTTGAAGAGATTCGTACTAATGTACAAAGTGTAACCTATGAAATAGGACAAATTTCGGAGGAATCTAAAGTTATTTCTCAACATGCCGATCAAGTGGCAATGGGGATTGAAACTGTGCTTGAGCAAACAAATGAAAATACAGCAAGTGCACAAAATATTTCCGCTGCAACAGAGGAACAGCTTGCTTCTATGGAAGAAATCGCAGCATCAGCCGAAGCGCTTGCTGGAATGTCTGAAAATCTTCAACGAACGATTCAACAATTCAAATATTAA
- the pheT gene encoding phenylalanine--tRNA ligase subunit beta has protein sequence MLVSLEWLKDYVNTQDLAPEQLAEKITRSGIEVDAVINRAKGMEKIVVGYVVSKEKHPEADKLNICQVDVGEAEPQQIICGAPNVDVGQKVIVARPGAHLPGGIKIKKAKLRGHESNGMICSLQELGIEGKLVAKAYSEGIYVLPADAEVGSDALAILGLRDTVLELGLTPNRSDALSMLGVAYEVGAILSEEVKYPEIAYSTSSEKAEDMLKLRVEDLQANPMYVAKVVKNVKIAESPMWLQNRLMAAGVRPHNNVVDVTNYILMEYGQPLHAFDYDSLATGEIVVRKATEDEKITTLDDQERTLKATDLVITNGKEPVAIAGVMGGANSEVTESTTTVVIESAYFDGLTVRQTSRQLGLRSDASARFEKGVDPNRVLPAAERAAALLAELAGGEVLEGTCIVDELDKSPARVVVSPDFINERLGMKISLEDMLSILERLKFGVEAANGLLIVDAPTRRQDIKIEEDIVEEIARLYGYDEIPMTLPEGADQVGRLTPYQANRRVVRSFMEGAGLYQAVTYSLTSDALSQRFALKAEPVTRLLMPMSEERSTLRQSLIPHLIEAAAYNVARKADSVALYEVGSVFLGQSEEGQPYEEEHVAAVVTGKWLDHAWQGEKKAVDFFVLKGIVEGVIGKLGLENRISFVKAEVDGLHPGRTASILLDGEQIGIIGGLHPAEQKAWGVKDTYVMEMNLVALLNATAKEAPLAYTPVPRFPAMSRDIALIMNSATTAGEVITAIHSASVKLLKDVRVFDVYEGEKMEAGKKSVAFSLTYFDPERTLTDEEVVAAHNKVLKAIATIEGTEVR, from the coding sequence ATGTTAGTATCATTAGAATGGTTAAAAGATTATGTAAATACACAGGATTTAGCGCCTGAACAGTTAGCTGAAAAAATTACACGCTCTGGGATTGAGGTAGATGCAGTAATTAATCGTGCTAAAGGGATGGAAAAAATTGTTGTCGGCTATGTCGTATCAAAAGAGAAACATCCTGAAGCGGATAAATTAAATATTTGCCAAGTGGATGTAGGTGAAGCTGAGCCACAACAAATTATTTGTGGTGCTCCAAACGTCGATGTTGGTCAAAAAGTGATCGTGGCACGTCCAGGTGCACATTTACCAGGTGGCATTAAAATTAAAAAGGCAAAACTTCGTGGACATGAATCAAACGGTATGATTTGTTCATTGCAAGAGCTTGGTATCGAAGGGAAACTTGTTGCTAAAGCATATTCTGAAGGCATTTATGTGCTTCCTGCTGATGCTGAAGTCGGCTCGGATGCCCTTGCTATTTTAGGTCTACGTGACACAGTATTAGAACTTGGTTTAACACCAAACCGCTCAGATGCACTGTCAATGCTAGGCGTGGCGTACGAAGTCGGTGCCATTCTTTCTGAAGAAGTAAAGTATCCAGAAATCGCCTACAGCACATCATCTGAAAAAGCTGAAGACATGTTAAAGCTTCGAGTAGAAGATTTACAAGCAAATCCAATGTATGTTGCAAAAGTTGTGAAAAACGTAAAAATCGCAGAATCACCAATGTGGTTACAAAATCGTTTAATGGCAGCAGGCGTACGCCCACATAACAATGTTGTCGATGTAACGAACTATATTTTAATGGAATATGGCCAACCGCTTCATGCCTTTGACTACGATAGCCTAGCGACTGGTGAGATCGTAGTTCGTAAAGCAACAGAGGATGAAAAAATCACGACATTAGATGACCAAGAACGTACATTAAAAGCGACAGATTTAGTTATTACAAATGGTAAAGAGCCAGTAGCCATCGCAGGTGTAATGGGTGGTGCAAACTCTGAAGTAACTGAGTCTACTACAACGGTTGTTATTGAATCTGCTTACTTCGACGGCTTAACTGTACGCCAAACATCGCGTCAACTTGGTCTTCGTTCAGACGCTTCTGCTCGTTTTGAAAAAGGTGTTGACCCTAACCGTGTGTTACCTGCTGCAGAACGTGCTGCTGCACTACTAGCTGAATTAGCTGGCGGCGAAGTGTTAGAAGGCACATGCATCGTGGATGAACTAGATAAATCACCAGCACGTGTTGTCGTCTCTCCAGATTTTATTAATGAACGTTTAGGTATGAAAATTTCATTAGAAGATATGCTTTCTATTTTAGAGCGTCTTAAATTTGGTGTAGAAGCTGCAAATGGTTTACTAATCGTTGATGCACCAACACGTCGTCAAGATATTAAAATTGAAGAAGATATCGTAGAGGAAATCGCTCGTCTATACGGCTATGATGAAATTCCGATGACATTACCAGAAGGAGCCGACCAAGTAGGCCGTTTAACACCATACCAAGCAAATCGTCGTGTAGTCCGTAGTTTCATGGAAGGGGCAGGCCTTTACCAAGCTGTAACTTACTCATTAACTTCAGATGCATTGTCACAACGCTTTGCACTGAAAGCTGAGCCAGTAACACGTTTACTAATGCCGATGAGCGAAGAACGTTCAACACTACGTCAAAGTCTTATCCCGCATTTAATTGAAGCAGCTGCGTATAATGTTGCACGTAAGGCTGATAGTGTAGCGTTGTATGAAGTCGGTTCAGTTTTCCTCGGTCAATCAGAAGAGGGGCAACCATATGAGGAAGAGCATGTGGCAGCAGTAGTAACAGGAAAATGGCTTGATCATGCTTGGCAGGGCGAGAAAAAAGCAGTAGACTTCTTCGTTTTAAAAGGAATTGTAGAAGGTGTTATTGGTAAGCTTGGTTTAGAGAATCGTATTTCATTTGTGAAAGCTGAAGTAGATGGTTTACACCCAGGACGTACTGCTAGCATTCTTTTAGATGGTGAACAAATCGGTATTATCGGCGGCTTACATCCTGCAGAACAAAAAGCATGGGGTGTAAAAGACACATATGTAATGGAAATGAATCTAGTAGCATTATTAAATGCTACTGCCAAAGAAGCACCTCTTGCTTATACACCAGTGCCTCGTTTCCCAGCTATGTCTCGTGATATTGCACTTATCATGAACAGTGCAACAACAGCTGGAGAAGTCATTACGGCTATTCATTCAGCAAGTGTGAAATTATTGAAAGACGTTCGTGTATTCGACGTATATGAAGGTGAAAAAATGGAGGCTGGTAAAAAATCAGTGGCATTCTCCCTAACATACTTCGATCCAGAGCGTACATTAACAGACGAAGAAGTTGTTGCGGCACATAATAAAGTGCTAAAAGCTATTGCAACAATTGAAGGCACAGAAGTACGCTAA